A stretch of Miscanthus floridulus cultivar M001 chromosome 13, ASM1932011v1, whole genome shotgun sequence DNA encodes these proteins:
- the LOC136499656 gene encoding uncharacterized protein: MGLKEVKEELNFKYNIDTPHQIVYNGTKRVAEKLFGKWDDCFDWLYRFKAEIELSSPGSVVEIDTVTDPVDGKIRLSRFFCALKANIDVFLYGCRPYISIDSIALNGMWNGHMPTALALDGHNWMFPMAFGLFDFETKEN, encoded by the coding sequence ATGGGGCTTAAAGAAGTGAAAGAAGAGTTGAATTTCAAGTACAATATTGACACCCCCCACCAGATAGTGTACAATGGGACCAAGAGAGTAGCAGAGAAGCTATTTGGTAAGTGGGATGATTGTTTTGATTGGTTGTATAGGTTCAAGGCAGAGATAGAGCTAAGCTCACCTGGTAGTGTGGTAGAGATAGACACTGTCACTGATCCTGTGGATGGCAAAATTAGATTGAGCAGATTCTTCTGTGCATTGAAAGCTAATATAGATGTCTTTTTGTATGGCTGTAGGCCTTATATTAGTATAGACTCCATAGCTCTGAATGGGATGTGGAATGGCCACATGCCTACAGCACTAGCTCTAGACGGCCACAATTGGATGTTTCCTATGGCCTTTGGACTGTTTGACTTTGAGACAAAGGAGAATTAG